In one window of Porites lutea chromosome 8, jaPorLute2.1, whole genome shotgun sequence DNA:
- the LOC140945860 gene encoding stimulated by retinoic acid gene 6 protein-like, with protein sequence MSVVLYLFQLFLVHYVFRDRDFPRIVITVDNRRLFSIMSYFFFFFNILVGLFSGFLRIILGIVLGVVFLARIDRSTLMQGFQRLDRAFVAYLGFINLLVAQSHPVMLLFCQLLIDRDKVHQPNPESPAGAQSENPDCSKETGVASVYTRERRLPRMSQKAFNRWHLTMTLLRNPCLIKYRKRVRRSRATSVSLRSIGTDLSELVPA encoded by the exons ATGTCCGTTGTCCTCTACCTCTTTCAATTGTTTCTTGTCCACTATGTCTTCCGCGACAGAGATTTTCCCAGGATTGTCATCACGGTGGATAACAG ACGCTTGTTCTCGATTATGTcatacttctttttctttttcaacattCTGGTCGGATTGTTTTCTGGCTTTCTTCGCATCATCTTGGGTATAGTTCTAGGAGTTGTATTCCTGGCTCGTATAGACCGGTCGACCTTGATGCAGGGATTTCAAAGATTGGACCGAG CATTTGTTGCTTACCTTGGTTTTATCAACCTGCTTGTTGCTCAGAGCCATCCCGTGATGCTTTTGTTCTGTCAGCTACTGATAGACAGGGACAAAGTTCACCAGCCTAATCCGGAATCTCCAGCAGGTGCTCAATCTGAGAACCCCGATTGTTCAAAGGAAACTGGGGTTGCCTCTG TGTATACTCGTGAGCGAAGACTTCCGCGTATGTCTCAAAAGGCATTCAATCGCTGGCATCTGACTATGACACTGCTTCGTAACCCGTGTCTCATCAAATATCGTAAGCGGGTTCGTAGAAGTCGTGCAACTTCCGTTAGCCTCAGGAGTATCGGCACTGACTTGAGCGAACTTGTGCCTGCTTGA